In a single window of the Agromyces sp. H17E-10 genome:
- a CDS encoding immune inhibitor A domain-containing protein — translation MATTSVLALAAAGLATFGAVPANATPSQPSAPVIGADEYYMNYVAPRFESELGTDDEAVVDVHGNKTGTPSGETALELAKSVDQKFAQGNPNAARQLAKTEAKAQKTGKSPKSLKKAKSQQEAKLLTILVEFGGSEDFSDVYVPTEFGATTCKPGAPQSGPLHNNIPDPASYDLEDNNSMWVPDFSSEHYNKMLFSDEGITERVRTDLTGPDGKPGFDISGYTMKNMYEEMSRGAYTVHGAATPWVTVPHSEAYYGATVCHLNEEGEYEAGPMQDQQGYPTNKLGPGQLPIDAVAALAAAQPDFPWADYDVEDQGDRDGDGNVNEPDGVIDHVVLVHAGEDKSGGGGAEGTYAIWAHSSSVVGGAKIPGTDLQLSNYIVQPEDSGVGVFAHEYGHDLGLPDLYDTSNAASSDVDFWDLMSSGSHSGPIFQSMPTHMGLWDKWVLGWADPKVVKPGDDETTIKVGQTSRPAKGTEDGIKVDLPDKVVTLATPHSGDDMWYTGADYAWADLRLSRTVDVPAADDAKFWMWNNYVIEEDWDFGFVEVSTDGGTTWTEQKVYNEAGTLVSTNDGYSDPNGRMTDFGGKKYGLTGSTDGWRHDYVDLSAYKGSTVQVRLRMATDEAFQERGWFSDDFAVTGGGATTWSDDVENGDNGWTTEATTFVDGSGPGWRHDSGTSVKAQYYLVEWRNFDGFDEGLKYGYNSIYQDGAWKVAKLAYNAPGALVWYRDTTYGNTNMPIANESALPSYGAKGGLLIVDSHFNPLQRDASTAPVDKTRLKVMASRAQSSNAAFGLEKTQPFTECVADAAFTEYCTDIPALDPVSTFTDDRGWVPGFALDEATGGLYYRDRDASTVVPSVGNAQYSTPLYDLQGNRLPAYDGEDIGLGPFGSGNPADDGVGYGTVIQVKKAFKGNTAALIRVVPPAAG, via the coding sequence GCGCCGGTGATCGGCGCCGACGAGTACTACATGAACTACGTCGCGCCCCGGTTCGAGTCCGAACTCGGCACCGACGACGAAGCGGTCGTCGACGTGCACGGCAACAAGACCGGCACGCCGAGCGGCGAAACGGCGCTCGAACTCGCCAAGTCGGTCGACCAGAAGTTCGCGCAGGGCAACCCCAACGCCGCGCGACAGCTGGCGAAGACCGAGGCCAAGGCTCAGAAGACGGGCAAGAGCCCGAAGAGCCTGAAGAAGGCCAAGAGCCAGCAGGAGGCGAAGCTCCTCACGATCCTCGTCGAGTTCGGCGGATCCGAGGACTTCAGCGACGTCTACGTGCCGACCGAGTTCGGCGCCACCACCTGCAAGCCGGGTGCTCCGCAGTCCGGACCGCTGCACAACAACATCCCCGACCCCGCTTCGTACGACCTCGAAGACAACAACTCGATGTGGGTGCCCGACTTCTCGAGCGAGCACTACAACAAGATGCTCTTCAGCGACGAGGGCATCACCGAGCGCGTCCGCACCGACCTGACGGGCCCCGACGGCAAGCCGGGCTTCGACATCTCGGGCTACACGATGAAGAACATGTACGAGGAGATGTCGCGCGGCGCCTACACGGTGCACGGCGCGGCGACCCCGTGGGTCACGGTTCCGCACTCCGAGGCGTACTACGGCGCGACCGTCTGCCACCTCAACGAAGAGGGCGAGTACGAGGCCGGTCCCATGCAGGACCAGCAGGGCTACCCGACCAACAAGCTCGGCCCGGGCCAGCTCCCCATCGACGCGGTCGCGGCACTCGCTGCCGCGCAGCCCGACTTCCCGTGGGCTGACTACGACGTCGAGGACCAGGGCGACCGCGACGGCGACGGCAACGTCAACGAGCCCGACGGCGTGATCGACCACGTCGTGCTCGTGCACGCCGGCGAGGACAAGTCCGGTGGCGGCGGCGCCGAGGGCACCTACGCGATCTGGGCGCACTCCTCGTCGGTCGTCGGCGGCGCGAAGATCCCCGGCACCGACCTCCAGCTGTCGAACTACATCGTCCAGCCCGAGGACTCGGGTGTCGGCGTGTTCGCGCACGAGTACGGCCACGACCTCGGCCTGCCCGACCTCTACGACACCTCGAACGCCGCGTCGAGCGACGTCGACTTCTGGGACCTCATGAGCTCGGGCTCGCACTCGGGCCCGATCTTCCAGTCGATGCCGACCCACATGGGCCTCTGGGACAAGTGGGTGCTCGGCTGGGCCGACCCCAAGGTCGTGAAGCCCGGTGACGACGAGACCACCATCAAGGTGGGCCAGACCTCGCGCCCCGCGAAGGGCACGGAAGACGGCATCAAGGTCGACCTTCCCGACAAGGTCGTGACCCTCGCCACGCCGCACAGCGGCGACGACATGTGGTACACCGGCGCCGACTACGCGTGGGCCGACCTGCGCCTCAGCCGCACGGTCGACGTACCTGCCGCCGACGACGCGAAGTTCTGGATGTGGAACAACTACGTCATCGAGGAAGACTGGGACTTCGGCTTCGTCGAGGTCTCGACCGACGGCGGCACCACCTGGACCGAGCAGAAGGTCTACAACGAGGCCGGCACGCTCGTCTCGACGAACGACGGCTACTCCGACCCGAACGGTCGCATGACCGACTTCGGCGGCAAGAAGTACGGCCTCACCGGCTCGACCGACGGCTGGCGTCACGACTACGTCGACCTGTCGGCATACAAGGGCTCCACCGTGCAGGTGCGCCTGCGCATGGCGACCGACGAGGCGTTCCAGGAGCGCGGCTGGTTCAGCGACGACTTCGCGGTCACGGGTGGCGGCGCCACCACGTGGAGCGACGACGTCGAGAACGGCGACAACGGCTGGACGACCGAGGCGACGACGTTCGTCGACGGTTCGGGCCCCGGCTGGCGTCACGACTCGGGCACCTCGGTCAAGGCGCAGTACTACCTGGTCGAGTGGCGCAACTTCGACGGCTTCGACGAGGGTCTGAAGTACGGCTACAACAGCATCTACCAGGATGGTGCCTGGAAGGTCGCGAAGCTCGCCTACAACGCCCCCGGCGCACTCGTCTGGTACCGCGACACGACGTACGGCAACACCAACATGCCGATCGCGAACGAGTCGGCGCTGCCGAGCTACGGCGCCAAGGGCGGTCTGCTCATCGTCGACAGCCACTTCAACCCGCTGCAGCGTGACGCGTCGACCGCTCCGGTCGACAAGACCCGCCTCAAGGTGATGGCGTCGCGAGCGCAGTCGTCGAACGCGGCCTTCGGCCTCGAGAAGACGCAGCCGTTCACCGAGTGCGTCGCCGACGCGGCGTTCACGGAGTACTGCACCGACATCCCCGCGCTCGACCCGGTGAGCACCTTCACCGACGACCGCGGCTGGGTGCCGGGCTTCGCGCTCGACGAGGCGACCGGTGGCCTGTACTACCGCGACCGCGACGCCTCGACCGTCGTGCCGTCAGTCGGCAACGCCCAGTACAGCACCCCGCTGTACGACCTCCAGGGCAACCGCCTCCCCGCCTACGACGGCGAGGACATCGGTCTCGGCCCGTTCGGCTCGGGCAACCCGGCCGACGACGGCGTGGGCTACGGCACCGTCATCCAGGTCAAGAAGGCCTTCAAGGGCAACACCGCGGCGCTCATCCGCGTCGTGCCCCCGGCGGCCGGCTGA
- a CDS encoding DUF389 domain-containing protein produces MLHFRMIVPVELMLPVDDVLAAHDDVVSNIIRLPRAGASPVGDVILCDVARGAASDLLQALHRIGLDRAGSITVETVDLALSTRARQTADSVFGGDDDAIVWQEVEARAGDEVRLSATFIVFMAVATMIATVGVVSDQPILIVGAMVVGPDFGPLAAMAVGIVRRKWRVVGRSALAIGVGYASAIVISIGFSWLMVLIGIFPRDPLSNDHPMTEFIWTPNVLSYIVGLLAGIAGVLSLTSAKSGALIGVLISVTTVPAAGAAALALASGEWTLAATSLWQLFVNLIAIVTGGAITLAVQITVVRRNDRRRRELQGVGVR; encoded by the coding sequence GTGCTGCACTTCAGGATGATCGTGCCCGTCGAGCTCATGCTGCCCGTCGACGATGTGCTCGCCGCGCACGACGACGTCGTGTCGAACATCATCCGGCTGCCTCGGGCGGGCGCATCGCCCGTCGGCGACGTCATCCTCTGCGATGTCGCCCGGGGCGCCGCGAGCGACCTGCTGCAGGCGCTGCACCGCATCGGGCTCGACCGTGCGGGCTCGATCACCGTCGAGACGGTCGACCTGGCGCTCTCGACGCGGGCCAGGCAGACCGCGGACTCCGTCTTCGGCGGGGATGACGACGCCATCGTCTGGCAGGAGGTCGAGGCGCGTGCGGGCGACGAGGTGCGGCTCTCGGCGACGTTCATCGTGTTCATGGCGGTGGCGACGATGATCGCGACCGTCGGCGTCGTGAGCGACCAGCCGATCCTCATCGTCGGTGCGATGGTCGTCGGCCCCGACTTCGGGCCGCTCGCCGCCATGGCGGTCGGCATCGTGCGCCGCAAGTGGCGCGTCGTCGGGCGTTCGGCGCTGGCGATCGGGGTGGGTTACGCGTCGGCGATCGTCATCTCGATCGGGTTCTCGTGGCTCATGGTGCTGATCGGCATCTTCCCCCGCGATCCGCTGTCGAACGACCATCCGATGACGGAGTTCATCTGGACGCCGAACGTGCTCAGCTACATCGTCGGCCTGCTCGCGGGCATCGCCGGAGTGCTCTCACTCACCTCGGCGAAGTCGGGCGCGCTCATCGGCGTGCTGATCTCGGTCACGACCGTTCCGGCGGCCGGTGCCGCGGCGCTCGCACTCGCGTCGGGGGAATGGACGCTCGCCGCCACCTCGCTGTGGCAGCTCTTCGTCAACCTCATCGCGATCGTCACCGGTGGTGCGATCACGCTCGCCGTGCAGATCACGGTCGTGCGGCGCAACGACCGTCGGCGGCGTGAACTGCAGGGGGTCGGGGTGCGGTAG
- a CDS encoding TetR/AcrR family transcriptional regulator codes for MKPGPRRSVSQSDIVDAAFEILEEKGVAGVSVRGVAGALGLTPTAMYTYFDSKNALLQAMVEQLLAGIATRPGADEDAAAPAWRERVTTIALALRARLAEHAGGVVLVTSGPLDGPNALAVAETIIEAFVEAGLEVEDAARAGHAVRAFTLGQAALEAARRTAPVEASAQQPLWSDSRHPLVEQTARLDLDGEGDDEFAAAIGRVIDGYTS; via the coding sequence ATGAAACCCGGCCCCAGGCGCAGCGTCAGCCAGTCCGACATCGTCGACGCCGCGTTCGAGATCCTCGAGGAGAAGGGCGTCGCCGGCGTCTCGGTTCGCGGCGTCGCCGGAGCCCTGGGGCTCACGCCCACCGCGATGTACACGTACTTCGACTCGAAGAACGCACTGCTCCAGGCGATGGTCGAGCAATTGCTGGCGGGCATCGCAACGCGCCCCGGCGCCGATGAGGATGCCGCTGCACCGGCGTGGCGCGAACGGGTCACGACGATCGCCCTCGCGTTGCGTGCCCGGCTCGCCGAGCACGCCGGAGGGGTGGTGCTCGTCACGAGCGGTCCGCTCGACGGACCCAATGCGCTCGCCGTCGCCGAGACGATCATCGAGGCGTTCGTCGAGGCCGGACTCGAGGTCGAGGACGCCGCACGGGCGGGCCACGCAGTGCGCGCCTTCACGCTCGGCCAGGCGGCGCTCGAGGCAGCCCGTCGCACGGCGCCGGTGGAGGCATCCGCACAGCAGCCGTTGTGGTCGGACTCGCGACACCCCCTCGTGGAGCAGACCGCCCGCCTCGACCTCGACGGCGAGGGCGACGACGAGTTCGCCGCGGCGATCGGCCGAGTCATCGACGGCTACACGAGCTGA
- a CDS encoding GNAT family N-acetyltransferase, translated as MSGMHRPGIVPVVRAARIDDAEGIARMHWASHHETYIEPGLVAREHIEAWTLEQRIAGWRTTVGESLAGGRTIAVAVEGDRIVGFADARPVDRADDPEAPRDLELNGLYLLAAHQGSGLGQRLLDAVIGDEPAFLWALAGETRARAFYRRNGFEPDGAEQVFEPWAVMTVRLVR; from the coding sequence ATGAGCGGGATGCACCGGCCGGGGATCGTACCCGTCGTCCGCGCCGCACGGATCGATGACGCCGAGGGCATCGCCCGCATGCATTGGGCCAGCCACCACGAGACGTACATCGAGCCCGGGCTCGTCGCCCGCGAGCACATCGAGGCCTGGACGCTCGAGCAGCGGATCGCCGGTTGGCGGACGACGGTCGGCGAATCCCTCGCCGGTGGCCGCACCATCGCGGTGGCCGTCGAGGGCGACCGCATCGTCGGCTTCGCCGATGCCCGACCCGTCGATCGGGCCGACGACCCCGAGGCGCCGCGCGACCTCGAACTCAATGGCCTCTACCTGCTGGCCGCACATCAGGGCTCCGGGCTCGGACAGCGGCTGCTCGACGCCGTGATCGGCGATGAGCCCGCCTTCCTCTGGGCGCTCGCGGGCGAGACGCGCGCTCGGGCGTTCTATCGACGCAACGGCTTCGAGCCCGACGGCGCCGAGCAGGTGTTCGAGCCGTGGGCGGTCATGACCGTGCGGCTGGTGCGGTGA
- a CDS encoding tyrosine-protein phosphatase: MTRRITWAGLPNTWDLGGLDGALGTTRYGRVYRSAMLDALDEAGRAELYDGGVRTIIDLRNDDEIAAAADDPFTRHHRPVEDQSDAEFMAKWPTLDSPGYYVDVLERWPDLVVGVFGVLAAPHTDGEDEAVLVHCAHGRDRTGMITAMLLQLCAVEREAIVADYLGAVRAIGDHVAATGDAAHIARESPELDARRSRELEEFLDVIDTERFLLGNGLSPADIDRVRGRLLR; the protein is encoded by the coding sequence ATGACGCGACGCATCACGTGGGCGGGGCTGCCCAACACCTGGGACCTCGGCGGGCTCGACGGCGCACTCGGCACCACCCGCTACGGTCGCGTCTACCGTTCGGCGATGCTCGACGCGCTCGACGAGGCCGGCCGTGCCGAACTCTACGACGGCGGCGTGCGCACGATCATCGACCTGCGCAACGACGACGAGATCGCTGCTGCCGCCGACGATCCGTTCACACGGCACCACCGGCCGGTCGAAGACCAGTCGGACGCCGAGTTCATGGCGAAGTGGCCGACCCTCGACTCGCCCGGCTACTACGTCGACGTGCTCGAGCGATGGCCCGACCTCGTCGTCGGCGTGTTCGGCGTGCTGGCTGCGCCGCACACCGACGGCGAAGACGAGGCCGTGCTCGTGCATTGCGCGCACGGGCGGGACCGAACCGGCATGATCACCGCGATGCTGCTGCAGCTCTGTGCGGTGGAACGTGAGGCGATCGTCGCCGACTACCTCGGTGCGGTCCGCGCCATCGGCGACCACGTCGCCGCCACGGGCGATGCCGCCCACATCGCGCGCGAGTCGCCCGAGCTCGACGCACGCCGAAGCCGGGAGCTCGAGGAGTTCCTCGACGTGATCGACACCGAGCGGTTCCTGCTCGGCAACGGGCTGTCGCCCGCCGACATCGATCGCGTGCGCGGGCGGCTGCTGCGATGA
- a CDS encoding helix-turn-helix transcriptional regulator, producing the protein MSPTASSATMIGRDAELAWLDGLLDEAAAGVPRTIVIGGEAGIGKSRLIREFRQRAERTARVVLGQCVDLGTVAAPYAPIKAALRALVAEVGAERALEIVGPGRAAFIALLPELGAVGEPIDAGAIAGGAGASGQLHEAIAVLLETLSHERPIVLIVEDLHWIDPASLSLLRFFLRMLASSRVLIVLSYRSEDVTRGHLLRPFLSELERDRWVERRELARLSRDEVRELVASISDEPPAEGALDVLFRRSDGVPFFVEEVVGLDGCRDESDLPDTLRELLLARYERLSDRAQMLLRLIATGGVRVPHSMLTSVYRGDDADLDETAREAVVGGVLVVEGDEYGFRHALVREAIVADILPGERARYHARYAEAYEALAAAGTRRLAAEISYHWLGANNAAKAFPATVQAVREARRSTAFASAAQLGERALALWDVVDGAEQIAGMSRMEFMGRTASHLRNAGEIDRSLTLLKSALAECPPDDPDFPRLLRDEALALAAAGRPGSIPLLERALDVLGDRAPLMRATVLSALAGRQMIEGRLRQAIDTAETALELALREQSARTASVSLNIAAVCRVNLGDIERGLAELDRSRELAEDDGPAQLRYFVNASDVHYLIGEYARAVELAEAGLARARELGLERNTGVILASNAVDPHYALGQWDETLPLIERALALDPPLQFRVYLLRAKVWARLWRGDAEGADREFRAFRPITAGPVEIEMQTRLSVGRLATELALARGDIAGAWRESQGLFDPRERTAVALGFPYAWAVSRVVAAARAGAGAADAEGAAAVAEAAAAEASLRGLVDGFDAWPLAPLWSALVEAELGGGVDAWRAAVEAASVRTAEAYLRPYSLLRLGEAELAAGDRTAARATLQSAHDEAEAGGVGSVLASVMRVAGAAGLSLDADRRVGADIAGVTDGIAASTDATAELTARERQVLELIAEGLSNRQIGERLFISGKTASVHVSAILRKLGASTRTEAAYRAGALR; encoded by the coding sequence GTGAGCCCAACCGCGTCCAGCGCCACGATGATCGGCCGCGATGCCGAGCTCGCCTGGCTCGACGGCCTCCTCGACGAGGCCGCCGCCGGGGTGCCCCGCACGATCGTCATCGGCGGCGAGGCCGGCATCGGCAAGAGCCGGCTCATCCGCGAGTTCCGGCAGCGCGCCGAGCGCACGGCGCGCGTCGTGCTGGGGCAGTGCGTCGACCTCGGCACGGTCGCCGCACCCTACGCGCCCATCAAGGCCGCGCTCCGCGCACTCGTCGCCGAGGTCGGCGCCGAGCGGGCGCTCGAGATCGTCGGGCCGGGGCGCGCCGCGTTCATCGCGCTGCTGCCCGAGCTGGGCGCCGTCGGCGAGCCCATCGACGCCGGTGCGATCGCCGGTGGGGCCGGCGCGAGCGGCCAGCTGCACGAGGCGATCGCCGTGCTGCTCGAGACGCTCTCGCACGAACGGCCGATCGTGCTCATCGTCGAAGACCTGCACTGGATCGACCCCGCGAGCCTCTCGCTGCTGCGCTTCTTCCTCCGCATGCTCGCCTCGAGCCGGGTGCTCATCGTGCTGAGCTACCGCAGCGAAGACGTCACCCGCGGGCACCTGCTGCGGCCCTTCCTCTCCGAGCTCGAACGCGACCGATGGGTCGAGCGGCGCGAGCTCGCGCGGCTCTCGCGCGACGAGGTGCGCGAGCTCGTGGCATCCATCTCCGACGAGCCGCCCGCCGAGGGTGCGCTCGACGTGCTCTTCCGCCGCAGCGACGGGGTGCCGTTCTTCGTCGAAGAGGTCGTCGGCCTCGACGGGTGCCGCGACGAGTCCGACCTGCCCGACACGTTGCGCGAGCTGCTGCTCGCCCGGTACGAGCGGCTCTCCGACCGGGCGCAGATGCTGCTGCGTCTCATCGCCACCGGCGGCGTGCGGGTGCCGCACTCGATGCTCACCTCCGTCTACCGCGGCGACGACGCCGATCTCGACGAGACCGCGCGCGAGGCGGTCGTCGGGGGTGTGCTCGTCGTCGAGGGCGACGAGTACGGATTCCGGCACGCGCTCGTGCGCGAGGCGATCGTGGCCGACATCCTGCCCGGCGAGCGTGCGCGGTACCACGCCCGGTACGCGGAGGCGTACGAAGCGCTCGCCGCGGCCGGCACGCGGCGCCTCGCGGCGGAGATCTCGTACCACTGGCTCGGGGCGAACAACGCGGCGAAGGCGTTCCCGGCGACCGTGCAGGCGGTGCGCGAGGCCCGCCGCTCGACGGCGTTCGCGTCGGCCGCCCAGCTCGGCGAGCGGGCGCTGGCCCTGTGGGACGTCGTCGACGGCGCCGAGCAGATCGCGGGCATGAGCCGCATGGAGTTCATGGGGCGCACCGCATCGCACCTGCGCAACGCGGGCGAGATCGATCGCAGCCTCACGCTGCTGAAGTCGGCGCTCGCCGAGTGCCCGCCCGACGACCCCGACTTCCCGCGGCTCCTGCGCGACGAGGCGCTCGCGCTCGCCGCCGCCGGCCGGCCAGGCTCGATCCCGCTGCTCGAGCGGGCGCTCGACGTGCTCGGCGACCGGGCTCCGCTCATGCGCGCGACCGTGCTCTCGGCGCTCGCCGGCCGGCAGATGATCGAGGGCCGGTTGCGGCAGGCGATCGACACCGCCGAGACGGCGCTCGAGCTCGCGCTGCGCGAGCAGTCGGCACGCACCGCGTCGGTGTCGCTCAACATCGCGGCCGTGTGCCGGGTGAATCTCGGCGACATCGAGCGCGGCCTCGCCGAGCTCGACCGCAGCCGCGAACTCGCCGAAGACGACGGGCCGGCTCAGCTCCGCTACTTCGTGAACGCGTCCGACGTGCACTACCTCATCGGCGAGTACGCCCGTGCCGTCGAGCTCGCCGAGGCCGGGCTCGCCCGTGCCCGTGAGCTCGGGCTCGAGCGCAACACGGGCGTCATCCTCGCGTCCAACGCGGTCGATCCCCACTACGCGCTCGGCCAGTGGGACGAGACCCTCCCGCTCATCGAGCGCGCGCTCGCGCTCGACCCGCCCCTGCAGTTCAGGGTGTACCTGCTGCGGGCGAAGGTCTGGGCGAGGCTCTGGCGGGGCGACGCCGAGGGTGCCGACCGGGAGTTCCGGGCGTTCCGCCCGATCACGGCCGGCCCCGTCGAGATCGAGATGCAGACCCGGCTCTCGGTCGGGCGGCTCGCGACCGAGCTCGCACTCGCCCGCGGTGACATCGCCGGTGCCTGGCGCGAGTCGCAGGGCCTCTTCGACCCGCGCGAACGCACCGCCGTGGCGCTCGGCTTCCCCTACGCCTGGGCCGTGTCGCGCGTCGTCGCCGCGGCACGCGCCGGCGCAGGCGCCGCCGACGCCGAGGGGGCGGCAGCCGTGGCCGAGGCCGCCGCGGCCGAAGCTTCGCTGCGCGGGCTCGTCGACGGATTCGACGCCTGGCCGCTCGCCCCGCTCTGGTCGGCGCTCGTCGAGGCCGAGCTCGGGGGCGGCGTCGACGCGTGGCGGGCCGCCGTCGAAGCCGCCTCGGTGCGCACCGCCGAGGCCTACCTCAGGCCGTACTCACTGCTGCGACTCGGCGAGGCCGAGCTCGCGGCGGGCGACCGCACCGCAGCCCGCGCAACCCTGCAGTCGGCCCACGACGAGGCCGAGGCGGGCGGCGTCGGTTCGGTGCTCGCATCGGTCATGCGGGTCGCCGGAGCGGCCGGACTCTCGCTCGACGCCGACCGCCGAGTCGGTGCCGACATCGCCGGCGTGACCGACGGCATCGCCGCGTCGACCGACGCCACGGCCGAGCTGACCGCGCGCGAACGGCAGGTGCTCGAGCTCATCGCCGAGGGGCTCAGCAACCGGCAGATCGGTGAGCGGCTCTTCATCAGCGGCAAGACCGCGAGCGTGCACGTGTCGGCGATCCTGCGCAAGCTCGGCGCCTCGACCCGCACCGAGGCGGCGTATCGGGCTGGCGCGCTGCGCTGA
- a CDS encoding pyridoxamine 5'-phosphate oxidase family protein, translated as MISTSTPDPAPSAAAEERAPRGIRRKPDRQRTDRASIDALLDGELVGHLAVVVDGAPIVVPTGYARIGDHLVMHGSTGAGFVLRAVADRATVAFSVTAIDGLVFGRSIFASSMNYRSLVAYGVLEAMSGEDEREALVAMTDRLMPGRSGEVRDATRKEYAQTRALRLALDDVVMKVRDGGASEDLDDGEDHDRWAGVLPVATTFGVPQPSGLTPPGTPLPGSVRTLMTRSAVSRKLS; from the coding sequence ATGATCTCAACCTCCACTCCCGACCCCGCTCCGAGTGCCGCCGCCGAGGAACGCGCACCACGAGGCATCCGCCGCAAGCCCGACCGGCAGCGCACGGACCGTGCGTCGATCGACGCACTGCTCGACGGGGAGCTCGTCGGGCACCTCGCCGTCGTCGTCGACGGCGCGCCGATCGTCGTGCCCACCGGGTACGCCCGCATCGGGGACCACCTCGTCATGCACGGGTCGACCGGCGCGGGGTTCGTGCTGCGCGCCGTCGCCGATCGCGCCACGGTCGCGTTCTCGGTGACCGCGATCGACGGGCTCGTCTTCGGCCGGTCGATCTTCGCGAGCTCGATGAACTACCGCAGCCTCGTCGCGTACGGCGTGCTCGAGGCGATGTCGGGCGAGGACGAGCGGGAGGCGCTCGTCGCGATGACCGATCGCCTCATGCCCGGCCGGTCGGGTGAGGTGCGCGACGCCACGCGCAAGGAGTACGCGCAGACGCGTGCGCTGCGCCTCGCGCTCGACGATGTCGTGATGAAGGTGCGCGACGGCGGAGCATCCGAAGACCTCGACGACGGCGAGGACCACGACCGGTGGGCCGGGGTGCTGCCCGTCGCGACGACGTTCGGCGTGCCGCAGCCCTCAGGGCTGACCCCGCCGGGCACGCCCTTGCCCGGTTCGGTGCGCACGCTGATGACGCGATCGGCCGTCTCGCGAAAGCTCTCCTGA
- a CDS encoding aminotransferase-like domain-containing protein: MDGPLLIIDRSAARTVVPRLVESLRRGILDGRLRAGDRVPSTRVLAGELGIARSSVVAAYEQLAGEGYLELRQGAATRVARLPRDSATTTTTATATKTSASTRPAEARRSDRPPSSDRADTSATSADTSATSAVASPIVDLSPGIPSTARLDVRAWRAAWRAAAAPPPGLAPPSAGLPELRAAIAEHLRNARGVDCAADDVIVTAGTSEALAVVAHALRAMLERAPLVGVEDPGYRNGRRTLRLHGAELAALPVSGDGLDVAAVSAARTRLDAVVVTPSHQYPLGGRLPVADRLALLDWAARTGGFVVEDDYDSEFRHAGPPLPALASLDGVGAGSGSGSGSGSGSGSGSGSGSGSERVVLIGSFSKVLTPWLRLGYLVLPRHPHLRSALTTARADLTTPVAGPVQLAMTHLITSGALRRHIAATSREYRHRRQLVLAALAPLDERGARLRALDGGLHAVLEVPGVDREHELVARLAAEGIVVAPLSTYSASSGAHPAVARSDSFRPAAEPARTGLVIGYAGVGDLALTTALDRVAALARGILDTGDPP; encoded by the coding sequence ATGGACGGGCCGCTCCTCATCATCGACCGCTCCGCCGCGCGTACCGTCGTGCCGCGGCTCGTCGAGAGCCTGCGCCGCGGAATCCTCGACGGCCGCCTGCGGGCCGGCGATCGCGTGCCGTCCACTCGGGTGCTCGCCGGCGAGCTCGGCATCGCGCGCAGCTCGGTGGTCGCCGCCTACGAACAGCTCGCCGGCGAGGGCTACCTCGAGCTCCGTCAGGGCGCGGCGACCCGGGTCGCCCGGCTCCCGCGCGACTCCGCGACGACCACCACGACAGCGACCGCGACGAAGACCTCGGCCTCGACCCGACCGGCCGAGGCGCGCCGATCCGACCGCCCTCCGTCATCGGACCGCGCCGACACGAGCGCGACCTCCGCAGACACGAGCGCGACCTCCGCCGTGGCATCCCCGATCGTCGACCTCTCCCCCGGCATCCCGTCGACCGCACGGCTCGACGTGCGGGCGTGGCGCGCCGCCTGGCGGGCCGCGGCCGCGCCACCCCCGGGCCTGGCGCCGCCGTCGGCGGGACTGCCCGAACTGCGCGCAGCGATCGCCGAGCACCTGCGCAACGCCCGCGGCGTCGACTGCGCCGCCGACGACGTGATCGTGACGGCCGGCACGAGCGAGGCGCTCGCGGTCGTCGCCCACGCGCTGCGCGCGATGCTCGAGCGGGCGCCCCTCGTGGGCGTCGAGGATCCCGGCTATCGCAACGGCCGCCGCACCCTGCGCCTGCACGGCGCTGAGCTCGCGGCACTGCCGGTCTCCGGCGACGGGCTCGACGTGGCGGCGGTGAGCGCCGCACGCACCAGGCTCGACGCCGTCGTCGTGACGCCGAGCCACCAGTACCCGCTGGGCGGTCGGCTGCCGGTGGCCGACCGGCTCGCGCTGCTCGACTGGGCGGCGCGCACGGGCGGGTTCGTCGTCGAGGACGACTACGACAGCGAGTTCCGGCACGCCGGCCCGCCGCTGCCGGCGCTCGCCTCGCTCGACGGCGTCGGTGCGGGCAGCGGCAGCGGCAGCGGCAGCGGCAGCGGCAGCGGCAGCGGCAGCGGCAGCGGCAGCGGCAGCGAACGAGTCGTGCTCATCGGCAGCTTCTCGAAGGTGCTGACGCCCTGGCTGCGCCTGGGGTATCTCGTGCTGCCGAGGCATCCGCACCTCCGCTCCGCGCTCACGACGGCGCGTGCCGACCTCACGACGCCGGTCGCCGGCCCCGTGCAGCTCGCGATGACGCACCTCATCACGAGTGGGGCGCTGCGGCGCCACATCGCCGCCACGAGTCGCGAGTACCGGCACCGCCGGCAGCTCGTGCTCGCGGCGCTCGCGCCGCTCGACGAGCGGGGCGCCCGCCTGCGAGCGCTCGACGGCGGTCTGCACGCCGTGCTCGAGGTGCCCGGGGTCGACCGCGAGCACGAACTGGTCGCCCGCCTCGCGGCCGAGGGCATCGTCGTCGCACCGCTCTCGACGTACTCCGCGTCGTCGGGCGCCCACCCCGCGGTCGCGCGCAGCGACAGCTTCCGCCCCGCAGCCGAACCCGCACGCACCGGGCTCGTGATCGGCTACGCGGGCGTCGGCGACCTCGCCCTCACCACCGCCCTCGACCGCGTCGCGGCCCTCGCACGCGGCATCCTCGACACCGGAGACCCGCCGTGA